The following proteins are encoded in a genomic region of Arachis stenosperma cultivar V10309 chromosome 4, arast.V10309.gnm1.PFL2, whole genome shotgun sequence:
- the LOC130976193 gene encoding protein PXR1 has protein sequence MGAKGKKRREKNYKAAHGGYSGLPPPPDPSKLDALPSKIRQIMSFTQSQQKHLDNKHTHHYSHAQNNIPLKDKGGLRTANGKVENTNEQLKESYHGDSDYEQLMQSSENDKKKKKRKRKEVKDLRFAMEPDKTSSQLKRKERKKKYLEAKKKKKQKKSHEEDELDFPGHEKIKFGDIVQAPPKLAVIPRAFKNAQDASQERLRLRAIEEYRNRKGWKSRPGSHLPPSLT, from the exons atggGAGCAAAGGGaaagaagaggagagagaagaacTACAAAGCTGCTCATGGCGGCTACAGTGGCCTCCCTCCCCCGCCTGATCCTTCCAAGCTCGACGCTTTGCCTTCCAAAATTCGCCAAATCATGTCTTTCACTCAGTCCCAACAAAAACACCTTGATAACAAGCACACACACCATTATTCCCATGCTCAAAAT AATATCCCTTTGAAGGACAAAGGTGGACTTCGAACTGCAAATGGCAAAGTCGAAAATACTAATGAACAATTGAAGGAATCTTACCATGGTGATAGTGATTATGAACAGCTTATGCAGAGTAGTgaaaatgataagaaaaagaagaaaagaaagaggaaggaGGTTAAGGATCTTAGATTTGCAATGGAGCCTGATAAAACTAGCTCCCAGTTAAAAAGAAAGGAGCGCAAGAAAAA GTATTTAGaggcaaagaagaagaagaagcagaaaaAATCCcatgaagaagatgaattagaCTTCCCTGGgcatgaaaaaataaaatttggagATATTGTGCAAGCTCCACCAAAGTTAGCTGTCATTCCTAGG GCGTTCAAGAATGCTCAAGATGCTTCACAAGAAAGACTTCGACTCAGGGCTATCGAGGAATACAGGAATCGTAAAGGATGGAAATCAAGACCAGGAAGTCATCTTCCACCTTCCTTGACATAA